Proteins encoded by one window of Arachis hypogaea cultivar Tifrunner chromosome 1, arahy.Tifrunner.gnm2.J5K5, whole genome shotgun sequence:
- the LOC112743630 gene encoding uncharacterized protein, with protein sequence MSFAAKIRSLYVVIFQQGMISLLKSLICTVKANYMDLQPDTDKTWISKSRSSVKYRQGLNHFLDFAFANASSDGMIKCPCPKCGFQLMQTREDAYDHLLLRPFPPGYTIWVRHGEKPVEERPGLGRVDDNLISQVNQMHQMVNEAFNFTIQHGSEDITTIEHAKDDEGVLPSLYEGPSHAARDFNDLLSDGEQELYPGCSKYSKLSFLVKIYHIKCMCGVSDKTMTMILDLLRDAFEQAKLPKTVYEARKTIRKLGIEYAKIDACPNDCMLYRGDDANLTRCKKCGCSRWKQKTKKGFILRLNIPVKRNGKLITAKTLRYFPLIPRLQWLFMCSKTSSDRLWHKQASNNDGFLRHPRDAEAWKKFDVKYNNFSADPRNVCLALASDGFNPFGNMSTKYSIWPVILIPYNLPPWICMKQTSFILSTLIPGPKMPGNDIDVYLQPLIDELKQLWDGVETYNAKEGNTFKMCAALMWTINDFPGLGNLSGWNTHSGDPPKKLSGTDVLRQQSNVHVSFGKSSSVTSKKRRNGQDTDEDDSHWKKKSVFFDLPYWEDQMLRHNLDVMHIEKNVCDNVVFTILNDCSKSKDNIKARKDLQCMGIRLELWSEEGGKYPSAIFAMSNSQRDIFLKTLQNVIFPDGYSSNVARCVDLQQRKLYGLKSHDYHILMEQLLSILVKFSLPSPVSNVIANWSSFFRELCGKAINSMQLAELQNHVVQTLCQMEMIFPPSLFTVMVHLTMHLVDEVTLGGLVHYRWMYPIERYLGRLKQYVRNRAQPEGSIAEGYLSEEILTFCSRYLDNIETRINRPGQVDDEPVDIPHNSRESIFPAIGKALGAFSHFELTPMEKHQAHRHVLVNCDVVVPFLE encoded by the exons ATGTCTTTTGCTGCAAAAATCAGATCATTGTATGTAGTCATCTTCCAACAGGGGATGATAAG TTTGCTGAAGTCCTTAATTTGCACAGTAAAAGCCAATTATATGGATCTTCAACCAG ATACTGATAAAACCTGGATTTCAAAATCACGGAGTAGTGTGAAATATAGGCAAGGACTGAACCATTTTTTAGACTTTGCGTTTGCGAATGCATCCTCCGATGGCATGATAAAGTGTCCATGTCCTAAATGCGGGTTTCAACTTATGCAAACAAGAGAGGATGCATACGACCATCTATTGTTACGACCATTTCCGCCTGGATATACTATTTGGGTGCGTCATGGTGAGAAGCCGGTTGAAGAGAGGCCTGGATTGGGACGAGTAGATGACAATCTGATATCCCAAGTGAATCAAATGCACCAAATGGTCAACGAGGCATTCAATTTCACGATCCAACATGGGAGTGAGGACATCACAACAATCGAACATGCAAAAGATGATGAAGGCGTGTTACCGAGCCTGTATGAAGGTCCAAGTCACGCGGCGCGAGATTTTAACGATCTACTGTCAGATGGAGAACAGGAGTTATATCCCGGATGCTCAAAGTACTCCAAATTATCGTTTTTAGTGAAAATTTATCATATCAAGTGTATGTGTGGTGTGAGTGACAAGACAATGACAATGATTCTTGACTTACTACGGGACGCATTCGAACAAGCAAAACTTCCAAAGACAGTGTATGAAGCCAGGAAGACAATAAGAAAGCTGGGTATTGAATACGCCAAGATAGATGCTTGTCCAAATGATTGTATGCTATACCGAGGTGATGATGCGAACCTGACTAGGTGCAAGAAATGTGGGTGTTCAAGATGGAAGCAGAAGACCAAAAAGGGCTTTATTCTTAGGCTCAACATACCAGTGAAGAGAAATGGAAAACTTATAACAGCCAAGACCCTTCGTTACTTTCCCCTCATACCACGACTGCAGTGGTTATTTATGTGCAGCAAGACATCGAGTGATAGGTTATGGCATAAACAGGCGTCTAATAACGATGGTTTCCTTAGACATCCAAGGGACGCTGAAGCATGGAAAAAGTTTGATGTAAAGTATAATAATTTTTCGGCGGATCCACGAAATGTTTGCCTAGCCTTGGCGAGCGATGGATTTAATCCCTTTGGGAATATGAGCACAAAGTACTCCATCTGGCCTGTGATTCTTATTCCGTATAATCTACCACCCTGGATTTGCATGAAGCAGACATCTTTCATTCTATCCACGCTTATTCCTGGGCCGAAAATGCCAGGTAACGACATAGATGTTTATTTGCAGCCTTTGATTGATGAGTTGAAGCAATTATGGGATGGCGTTGAAACCTATAATGCCAAAGAGGGAAACACTTTCAAGATGTGTGCGGCACTAATGTGGACTATCAACGACTTTCCAGGATTGGGAAACCTATCCGGCTGGAATACGCACAGTGG AGATCCGCCAAAGAAGTTATCTGGAACAGATGTATTGAGGCAGCAGTCTAATGTGCACGTTTCATTTGGGAAGAGTTCAAGTGTGACATCTAAAAAAAGACGCAATGGCCAGGATACGGATGAAGATGATTCACATTGGAAGAAGAAGAGTGTTTTCTTTGACCTCCCGTACTGGGAGGATCAGATGTTGCGTCATAACCTCGATGTGATGCATATAGAGAAAAACGTGTGTGACAATGTGGTCTTCACTATCTTAAACGATTGTAGCAAATCAAAGGACAATATTAAAGCTCGCAAAGATTTACAATGCATGGGTATAAGGCTTGAATTATGGTCAGAGGAAGGTGGTAAATATCCTTCTGCAATATTTGCGATGTCGAATTCACAGAGGGATATTTTCCTGAAGACTTTGCAGAATGTGATATTTCCAGATGGTTACTCTAGTAACGTTGCTCGTTGTGTTGATTTGCAACAGCGCAAGTTATATGGGTTGAAAAGTCATGACTATCATATTCTGATGGAACAATTACTCTCAATTTTGGTGAAGTTCTCACTTCCGAGTCCGGTGTCCAATGTGATTGCAAATTGGTCGTCTTTTTTCCGAGAACTTTGTGGGAAAGCCATAAATTCTATGCAGCTTGCTGAGCTTCAGAATCATGTTGTGCAAACCTTGTGTCAGATGGAAATGATTTTTCCTCCATCCCTCTTCACCGTCATGGTTCACCTCACCATGCATCTCGTTGATGAGGTTACTCTTGGTGGACTCGTACATTATAGGTGGATGTATCCAATAGAAAG GTATTTAGGACGTCTGAAGCAATATGTTCGTAATAGAGCACAACCAGAAGGCTCAATTGCAGAAGGCTATTTATCTGAGGAAATCCTGACTTTCTGTTCTAGGTATTTAGATAATATTGAGACTAGAATCAACCGACCAGGGCAAGTTGACGATGAGCCTGTTGACATTCCTCACAATTCAAGGGAGAGTATCTTCCCAGCTATTGGCAAGGCATTAGGGGCATTTTCGCATTTCGAACTCACTCCAATGGAAAAACATCAAGCTCATCGTCATGTGCTAGTCAACTGCGATGTCGTGGTTCCGTTCCTTGAGTAA